A genome region from Hydrogenoanaerobacterium saccharovorans includes the following:
- a CDS encoding citrate/2-methylcitrate synthase, whose translation MTFSSVKYGVAPEEERADIKILCDEYRKYNHIDPSAFDRYGVKRGLRNADGTGVMAGITNICNVHGYVMDEGEKAPIDGELIYRGINVEKLIEGCEKEDRYGYEEAVWLLLFGNLPTKTQLADFTSLLAHMRELPDTFTEDMILKAPSPNIMNKLARSVLALYSYDEDADDCSLENVLRQSVELIARMPTIMVSAYQVKRRFYDHKSMYFHPPKAHHSIAQTILYTMRSDKTFTEEEAKLLDKCMILHAEHGGGNNSTFATRVLTSSGTDTYSAIAAGIGSLKGPLHGGANAKVMHMMDCIKENVKDWKNDDEVAEYLAKLIRKECGDLSGKIYGMGHAVYTKSDPRARILKENALKLAQNTEFIDEFMLLDSVERLAPQVLSAVKGEKKIICANVDLYSGMVYKMLRIPPELYTPLFASSRIGGWCAHRVEELITGGRIIRPAYKAVSKDCEYIPLNER comes from the coding sequence TGCCGACATTAAAATACTATGCGATGAATACCGCAAGTATAACCACATCGATCCCTCAGCTTTTGATCGGTATGGTGTAAAACGTGGTTTGCGTAATGCAGACGGCACCGGTGTTATGGCAGGCATTACAAATATATGTAATGTGCATGGTTATGTGATGGATGAAGGTGAAAAAGCACCGATTGACGGTGAATTGATTTACCGCGGTATCAACGTGGAAAAACTGATTGAGGGCTGTGAAAAAGAAGATCGGTATGGATATGAAGAAGCTGTTTGGCTGTTGCTGTTTGGCAACCTGCCTACCAAAACACAGCTTGCCGATTTTACCAGCCTGCTTGCCCACATGCGCGAGCTGCCCGATACTTTTACCGAAGATATGATTTTAAAAGCACCCTCGCCAAACATTATGAATAAGCTGGCACGTTCTGTGCTTGCTTTGTATTCATACGACGAAGATGCCGATGATTGCTCACTTGAAAACGTACTGCGCCAGTCGGTGGAGCTGATTGCGAGAATGCCCACCATTATGGTAAGTGCTTATCAGGTAAAACGCCGCTTTTACGACCATAAAAGTATGTATTTCCATCCGCCTAAGGCGCACCACTCCATTGCACAAACTATTTTGTACACCATGCGTTCCGATAAAACTTTTACGGAAGAAGAAGCAAAGTTGTTGGATAAATGCATGATTTTACATGCAGAGCATGGCGGCGGTAACAACTCCACTTTTGCTACGCGTGTGCTTACTTCATCGGGTACCGATACCTACTCTGCGATTGCAGCAGGCATCGGCTCACTCAAAGGCCCTTTGCATGGCGGGGCAAATGCAAAAGTGATGCATATGATGGATTGCATCAAAGAAAACGTAAAAGATTGGAAAAACGACGATGAAGTTGCCGAATATTTAGCCAAACTGATACGCAAAGAATGCGGCGATTTATCAGGTAAAATATATGGTATGGGGCATGCTGTTTATACCAAGAGCGACCCGAGAGCAAGAATCTTAAAAGAAAATGCACTCAAGCTTGCCCAAAACACCGAGTTTATCGATGAGTTTATGCTGCTGGACAGTGTAGAAAGGCTCGCACCGCAGGTTTTATCTGCTGTCAAGGGAGAAAAGAAAATTATCTGTGCGAATGTCGACCTTTACTCCGGTATGGTTTACAAAATGCTGCGCATTCCGCCCGAGCTTTATACCCCGTTGTTTGCCAGCTCTCGCATTGGTGGTTGGTGTGCACACCGTGTTGAAGAGCTTATTACAGGCGGCAGAATTATTCGTCCGGCATACAAAGCTGTTTCGAAAGACTGCGAATATATTCCTCTTAACGAAAGATAA
- a CDS encoding sensor histidine kinase, which produces MKGGSWWGNSYIKSFEDAAIPVILVDQGFTYQWANKAAKALFPNQAINEVVNQFIFSQNFSTIFDQLTQKSTVQVAAKCTLQNDYDFQLSPVFDKENLIGCVVKLCKFAICNHPLQLEGIDRILATFTHQTRNPLSTIFAALSGITRCNDELEDPAIREYVNKISTQCYRLLRSSANISEVNRYQHGLSTFSPKKQDLCLFLEQLCRIVSVMIESIGIRFRYSVPGEPVITMFDPEKISTVVLNLISNAAKFIGEQGEILVTLGLDNGQASISVKDNGLGINDKILQRVFETYFSYDPRSAGICGDGLGLTISKMIVLEHGGSIAVNSHEGVGTKVVFTVPIKPDESTQLTISDVANEYLCDRFSNMFVILSDVCKTPDF; this is translated from the coding sequence ATGAAGGGTGGCTCATGGTGGGGTAACTCCTATATCAAAAGTTTTGAAGATGCGGCAATCCCCGTCATTCTTGTCGATCAAGGCTTTACTTATCAATGGGCAAACAAAGCTGCTAAAGCTCTTTTCCCTAATCAAGCTATCAACGAAGTGGTTAACCAATTTATTTTTTCGCAAAACTTTTCGACAATTTTCGACCAACTTACCCAAAAATCTACAGTTCAAGTAGCAGCAAAATGCACATTGCAAAATGATTATGATTTTCAGCTTTCCCCTGTTTTTGACAAAGAGAACCTCATTGGCTGTGTTGTTAAACTGTGCAAGTTTGCTATTTGTAATCATCCGCTGCAGCTTGAAGGTATTGACCGAATACTTGCTACTTTTACACACCAAACGCGAAATCCTCTTTCCACCATCTTCGCAGCATTATCGGGTATTACCCGCTGTAATGATGAGCTTGAGGACCCCGCAATCCGCGAATATGTCAATAAAATCTCTACACAATGTTATCGTCTGTTGCGCAGCAGCGCCAACATCTCTGAGGTTAATCGGTATCAGCACGGGTTATCCACATTTTCTCCGAAAAAGCAGGATTTATGCCTGTTTTTGGAGCAGCTTTGCCGAATTGTTTCGGTAATGATTGAAAGCATCGGCATTCGGTTCCGTTATTCTGTCCCGGGGGAACCAGTGATTACAATGTTTGACCCTGAGAAAATTTCAACCGTCGTGCTCAATCTCATCTCCAACGCTGCAAAATTTATCGGCGAACAAGGAGAAATTCTGGTTACTTTGGGGTTAGATAACGGTCAAGCTTCCATATCGGTAAAAGACAATGGTTTGGGTATTAATGATAAAATTTTACAGCGCGTTTTTGAAACCTATTTTAGTTACGACCCCCGCTCTGCGGGCATTTGCGGTGACGGGCTGGGGCTCACAATCAGTAAAATGATTGTGCTGGAGCATGGAGGTTCGATTGCGGTAAATTCACATGAGGGAGTTGGTACCAAGGTAGTATTTACGGTGCCGATAAAACCCGATGAATCCACTCAATTAACCATCAGCGATGTTGCAAATGAGTATCTGTGCGACCGATTTTCAAATATGTTTGTTATTTTGTCCGACGTGTGCAAAACACCGGATTTCTGA